ACGGTGCCCTTGTACTCGCGCAGGTGCCGCTCCAGCCACGCAACCGACTCGGCATCCAGATGATTGGTGGGCTCGTCCAGCAGCAGAATGTCCGGTGCGCGCAGGAGGACCTGGCACAGCGCCACGCGCCGCTTCTCGCCGCCCGACAGGTTGGCCACGTTGGCATCGGGCGGCGGCAGGCGCAGAGCATCCATGGCGATCTCGAGCTGGCGATCCAGCTCCCAGGCATCGGCGGCCTCGATCGCATCCTGCAGCCGCCCCTGCTCGGCCAGCAGCTTGTCGAGCTCGGCGTCCTCCATCGGTTCGGCCATGCGCATGGAGATGTCTTCGAAACGCTGCAGGAGAGCTCGCGTCTCGGAGACGGCCTCCTCGACGTGCTGCAGAACGGTCTTGGACGGATCCAGCTCGGGCTCCTGCGGCAGCATTCCAATGGTCGTGCCTTCGGCGGCGAAGGCCTCGCCGGCGAAGTCCTTGTCGACGCCCGCCATGATCCGCAGCAGCGTGCTCTTGCCGGCGCCGTTCAGACCGAGAACGCCGATCTTGGCGCCCGCCCAGAATGACAGCCAGATGCCCTTGAGGATCTCGCGGCCTTGCGGCGTCACCTTCCGGACGCCCTTCATCGTGTAGATGATCTGAGGCATAGGCCGGCTCGATTAGCCCGCGCGAGCCGCAACGTCTACGCGGCCACTGGCCCCCATCGCGGTCATTCGCGCGGCACATCGGCTGGAACCAGCGTCGCACCCTGGTGTAGAAGAACCGGTCGCGCTGGCTGGCAGCCGACACCGCCGGCTGCGCGCCGGCAAGGGGGATAGCAGCAAGATGCCGTTGGATACCGTTCGCGTTCTTCTGGTCGACGATGATCCGGACTACCCGGTTCTGCTGCGCGATCTCCTGTCCGACATCGTCGACTGCAAGTACGAGATCGACTGGGCCTCCAGCTATCGCACGGCCTGCGAGCACATCCGCAGGAACACCTACGACGCCTACCTCGTCGACTACCGCCTCGGCGAGCACACCGGCCTCGATCTGCTGCGCAACGAGCTCGAGCGCGGCCGGCTGGGCCCCGTCATCGTCCTGACCGGCCAGGCCACGCGCGAGCTGGACCTGGAGGCGATGCAGGCGGGCGCGGCCGATTTCCTGATCAAGGGTGCCTTCCGCGCCGCCGACCTCGAGCGATGCATCCGCTATGCGATCGTCCGTCATCAGGAAAAGTCGGCGCCGGCCAAGGCCACGGGCGGCCCTTCGTCGCGGCGCATGGTCTGCTTCCTGGGCGCCAAGGGCGGGGTCGGGACGACCACTGTGGCCGTCAACGTGGCTGCCGCTCTGGCTCGCAGCGGCAAGCCGACGCTGGCCCTCGACCTGCATCCGGGGTTCGGCACGCTGGCGCTGCACCTGAAGGCAAGCGTACGCCAGGACCTCGGCGACCTGATGCGGCACGCCCCGGAGGAGATCAACGAGGTGTCCATGCGACACGCCGTCACCAGCCATGCCGGCGGCCTGGACCTGGTTGCCGCCCCGCAGCACGCACACAAGTACCGGACGATCACGCCCGAAGCCGCGCGCGCCATCGTCGACACGGCCTACCATATGAGCGCGTTCTCGGTGGTCGACCTGCCGAGCGACGGCTCGCTGGCCAATCGTGAAGCCATGTGGCGCTCGGCATTCGTCGGCCTCGTCGTCGAGCGCGAGCCGGCTTCGCTGGTGGCGGCCGAACGCATGCTCGAGCTGCTCGGAAGCTGGGGCATCCGCAAGGCGGTGGGCCTGGTGATCGTCGACCGCGGCAGCGGCTACACGCTGCCGGTCTCGGCAGTGGCGCAGAAGCTGGAGCGGCAGGTGTACGGCATCGTTCCTCCGGCGCGCGAGGCTCTCGAGGAGGCGGCGCACCGGCCGGCGCCGCTGGTCACCGCCAACCCCAACCACGAGGCCGCTCGCGCGATGGCCGCGCTCGCCGATCGCCTGGCCGGCGACGTGCTGCGTCCCATCGCCGTCTGATCTCGCCTCCCCTGCCGCTGCCATGAGCTGCCGATCGCGCCTGCGCAGCGTCGCACTCTGTGTCGGCGCCGGATTCGCCGTAGCCCTGTCGCTGACCGAGGCGCTGTGGCTGCAGGGGCGCTTCTTCCCCACCACGCCGCTCGTCGACTGGCTGCCGGCGATCAACGAGCCGCTGGACCGCTGGATCTGGTATCTGATGATCGCTGCGGCCATGGCCCTGGCCGTGCTGCCGTGGCGGCGCGCAGCCGCCGCCGCCGGCGCCGTGCTCTATTTCGGCTACAGCCTCTGGGACCAGCAGCGCTGGATTCCCTTCTTCAACGAAGTCGGCGCGCTGCTTCTGGTGCTGGCGATCCACCGCGGGCGCAGCGAGAAGGAAGCGCGCGAGGCGCTGGATGACTGCGGCATCGTCATTGCCCTGATCTACGTGTGGAGTGGGCTGCAAAAGCTCAACTACTGGTTCTACGTCAAGGTGTTCCCGTGGATGGTCGGCGCCTTCACGCCGCATCTTCCCGAGCCGGTCGCGCAGTGGCTGCTGGGATGCGCGGTCCTGGTCCCGTTCATCGAGGCGCTGACCGGCTTCGCGCTGCTGACGCTGCGCTGGCGGCGCATCGGCATGTGGAGCGCCATCGCCATGCACGCCTTCATCCTGCTGTGCGTAGGGCCGCTCGGCCTGGGCGGCAACGTCCAGGTCTGGTTCTGGAACGTGGCCAGCGCGGCGCTCGTGTACCTGATCTTCGAGAGCAGCCCGACGCCGTTGCAGGAGATGCTGGCGCTGCGCGCGCGGCCGCTGCGAGCGGCGCTGATGGCCTTCTTCGGCATCGCGCCGATCCTCAACTTCGTGGTGCTGCCGGGCATCGGCCGCTGGGACGATTTCCAAGCCGCGACGCTGTATTCGGGCAACGAGTCTCAAGGCAAGGTGTACATGACGCCGCAGCTCGCGCTGCGCCTGCCCGAGCCGCTGCACGACCTCTTCGAGCGCGACGCCGATGGCCAGGTGCGGCTCGACCTGAAGGACTGGGCCTACTACGAGCTGAACGTCCCCGACTACCACGCGCAGCGGGTGCACGAGAACGCGGCGCGCCGGCTGTGCCAGTACCTGGGCAACCCCGATGGACTGGTGCTGCGCGCCGGCAGCAAGTCGGACGCGTTCACCGGCGAGCGCCGCATCCTCGAGCGGCGCTGCCGCGACCTCACCCCGGTGGTGGCCGCGCCGCGCGCCCGGTAGGCCGGACGGCTTGTTTCCGAGGCCGGCGGGCGTATTGTTCGCGACTGGCCTTGCCGCCCCGAGCCCCATGCCCCGGCCCGCGGGACGGCTATCCAACACATCCCCAACCCAGGAGACACGAATGCTTCAGCGTACCCTCGCCCCGCTCGCAA
The genomic region above belongs to Candidatus Limnocylindrales bacterium and contains:
- a CDS encoding response regulator, which produces MDTVRVLLVDDDPDYPVLLRDLLSDIVDCKYEIDWASSYRTACEHIRRNTYDAYLVDYRLGEHTGLDLLRNELERGRLGPVIVLTGQATRELDLEAMQAGAADFLIKGAFRAADLERCIRYAIVRHQEKSAPAKATGGPSSRRMVCFLGAKGGVGTTTVAVNVAAALARSGKPTLALDLHPGFGTLALHLKASVRQDLGDLMRHAPEEINEVSMRHAVTSHAGGLDLVAAPQHAHKYRTITPEAARAIVDTAYHMSAFSVVDLPSDGSLANREAMWRSAFVGLVVEREPASLVAAERMLELLGSWGIRKAVGLVIVDRGSGYTLPVSAVAQKLERQVYGIVPPAREALEEAAHRPAPLVTANPNHEAARAMAALADRLAGDVLRPIAV